In Geobacter anodireducens, a genomic segment contains:
- a CDS encoding ABC transporter substrate-binding protein codes for MALSTEKKVGFFFMAGLVVLGVMLELGERWNPFEKSIPYVTYLSSTTGLKVGDPVRLAGVEVGKITRIDIEDGRVKVGFEVKPGTRIRTDSVATIRLTNLLGGQFLGISFGTQTADILAPGSEVKSREIANIDIIVDNVSDLTKDARTFLNDLNTNQNEVLGKISTMLDENRGNLKGAVQNLNSITAKMDRGEGSLAMLLNDKALYHNTNELAASLKTVTAKIERGEGSLGKLVNEDALYVEAKGALAELNAGAKDIKEIAAKINKGEGSVGKLVNDETLYNELRDASRNISDVARKINEGQGTLGKLVNDDKLYRDTAAAMKKLDKAADGLSDSGPISVLGSVVGTLF; via the coding sequence ATGGCGCTGTCGACTGAAAAGAAAGTGGGTTTTTTCTTCATGGCCGGATTGGTGGTCCTGGGGGTGATGCTCGAATTGGGCGAGCGGTGGAACCCCTTTGAGAAGAGCATCCCCTATGTGACCTATCTTTCGAGCACCACCGGCCTCAAGGTGGGAGACCCTGTTCGCCTGGCCGGTGTTGAGGTCGGGAAGATTACCCGGATCGATATCGAGGACGGCAGAGTGAAGGTCGGTTTCGAGGTCAAACCCGGGACCCGGATCAGAACCGATTCAGTGGCGACCATCCGGCTGACGAACCTTCTGGGGGGGCAGTTTCTGGGGATTTCCTTCGGTACTCAGACCGCTGACATCCTTGCGCCGGGCTCCGAGGTGAAGAGCAGGGAAATTGCCAATATTGACATCATCGTCGACAACGTGAGCGATCTGACCAAAGATGCGCGGACGTTCCTCAACGATCTGAACACCAACCAGAACGAGGTGTTGGGGAAAATCTCGACCATGCTCGACGAAAACAGGGGGAATCTCAAGGGCGCGGTCCAGAATCTCAACAGCATCACCGCAAAGATGGACCGGGGCGAAGGCTCACTTGCAATGCTGCTGAATGACAAGGCCCTCTATCACAACACCAACGAGCTCGCTGCGAGCCTCAAGACCGTCACCGCGAAGATAGAGCGGGGCGAGGGTTCGCTGGGCAAGCTGGTAAACGAGGATGCGCTGTATGTCGAAGCCAAGGGGGCATTGGCCGAGTTGAATGCCGGCGCCAAGGATATCAAGGAAATCGCGGCCAAGATCAACAAGGGTGAGGGGAGCGTCGGCAAGCTCGTCAATGATGAGACTCTTTACAACGAGCTGCGTGACGCCTCCAGAAACATCAGTGACGTGGCACGCAAAATCAACGAGGGGCAGGGCACCCTTGGCAAGCTGGTGAACGATGACAAGCTCTACCGTGATACCGCCGCCGCCATGAAGAAACTGGACAAGGCAGCCGACGGCCTCTCCGATTCGGGGCCGATCTCGGTGCTTGGAAGTGTTGTCGGCACGCTGTTTTAA
- a CDS encoding nucleosidase encodes MPPITIGLMAAMPDETRPLLRLLRGATLLAHQPFPIWRAQMGDAAIWLAQSGMGPERAESAAERLVGLACPDVVVSFGFGGGVLPGLSVGDLVMGTGCLNYDGRDFTPAAGIDAPLAASAMKSLAQRTSVALTAGTVITAGTILAKHLVAPLIPAAVTSPVLDMETAAVAGVAARHGIPLLALRAITDDAGEEFGFSLDEFTDAGLNIRPHRVMATLLRKPWIMPQLVRLARSSRRAGTLLAAAVIALAETLPAITASPRSYSFALRPDTADQG; translated from the coding sequence ATGCCCCCCATAACCATCGGCCTCATGGCTGCCATGCCGGACGAAACCCGCCCCCTGCTGCGCCTCTTGCGCGGGGCAACACTGCTTGCGCACCAGCCCTTTCCCATCTGGCGCGCACAGATGGGCGATGCGGCTATCTGGCTCGCCCAGTCGGGCATGGGGCCGGAGCGGGCGGAATCGGCGGCGGAGCGGCTTGTCGGGCTGGCCTGCCCCGACGTGGTCGTCTCATTCGGATTCGGAGGCGGCGTGCTGCCGGGATTGTCGGTCGGCGACCTGGTGATGGGAACCGGGTGCCTGAACTATGACGGAAGGGATTTCACCCCCGCAGCCGGGATAGACGCCCCCCTCGCCGCCAGTGCCATGAAGTCCCTGGCACAGCGCACCTCCGTTGCATTGACCGCCGGCACCGTCATTACCGCCGGCACAATCCTCGCCAAACATCTCGTCGCGCCACTGATTCCGGCCGCTGTGACATCACCGGTGCTCGACATGGAAACGGCCGCCGTGGCGGGCGTTGCCGCCCGGCACGGCATCCCGCTCCTGGCTTTGCGGGCCATTACCGACGATGCCGGGGAAGAGTTCGGCTTTTCGCTGGACGAATTTACCGATGCCGGCCTGAATATCAGGCCGCACCGGGTCATGGCCACCCTGCTCCGAAAACCCTGGATCATGCCGCAGCTCGTCAGGCTGGCGCGTTCATCGAGACGGGCCGGCACACTGCTGGCCGCGGCCGTCATCGCGCTGGCGGAAACGCTGCCTGCCATTACCGCGTCCCCCCGATCCTACTCTTTTGCGCTGCGTCCCGATACGGCGGACCAGGGATAA